The Pseudoalteromonas rubra region TTCTGCGGTGTAAACATTTTCGGCACCGAGTCGGTTGACTAAGGTGGAGCGCACTAAATTTCTAACCAGCTGGCAGTCGTCGACGACCAAAAAACTGACATCCTGCATCACTAGTTCCTTATCTCGCAGCAATCATAACGAAAGGGGGAGTTCGTTAAACTAAGGTTAGATTATCAATTCTAACCCTCACATAGTTAGTTCTAGCACACACAGGGCAATTGACAACTCGTTATCGAAATTGACCAATTTATGGCGAGGTCATTGGGCTTTATTGAGTGCTTAGTAATGCGTTTTGTCACAAAACTGCCTTACAGACGACATGAACTGGTCACGCTCAGGCGATGTAATCGAAGTTAAACGAGTCACCATAGGGTACGCAGCGACCCGTCAGTGAATGACTGAACATCTGTTCAAGGTGCTTAAGATCAAAATACAGGAAATGTATGTTATGTCTTCCCACGCAATAAAGCCTTCAGCGAAACCCAATCCCAATACAGTCCAAACCTTGCGACGTCTGATCAATGCGCCATCAGTGACACCTAATGATGCAGGTACAATTGACTACCTCGCAGAGCGTTTGAACCATCAGGGCTTTGAATGTGAGCACCTCGATTGTAATGGAGTACGTAACTTGATTGCCTGGCGTGAATTTGGTCCGGGCCCTGTGATGGCCTTTGCGGGGCATGTTGACGTAGTTCCTGCAAATCCTCAGGGCTGGGTGGCGCACCCATTTGCAGCGGCTGTGATAGAGGACGTGATATACGGACGTGGGGCTGCTGACATGAAAGGGGGAGTTGCAGCCATGTTGAGTGCAACCGAGCGCTTGTGCCAGCAGGCTCAGCAGTGTCGGGGCACACTATTTTGGTTGATCACCTCAGATGAAGAGGGAGAAGCTGAGTATGGCTCAAAAGTGATGGCTGAATATCTGGCACACAAAGGCATAGTACTGGACGCTTGCCTCGTTGGAGAGCCAACCTCACATCAGCAAGTGGGCGATACCATTAAGAATGGGCGTCGTGGTGCTATCTCAGGGCGGGTACAGATCCGCGGTAAGGCTGGACATGTAGCCTATCCGGAGCAGACCATCAATGCGGCACATATCGCTGGCGAGTTGGTAAATGAACTGGCAAATATTAGCTGGTGGAAAGATGTGCGAGGCTCGCAAACCAGTTTGCAGGTAACCGGTCTGACGGTGCCGGATATCGTTGATAACCTGGTGCCGGCTAGCTGTGAGATCACATTCAATGTGCGTTACAGCCATGCCTATAAGAGTCAGGAGATTTATCAGGTCGTTGCGCAGGCACTGGCCCCCTGGCATGACAATGTCAGTGTGCAATGGGAACGTCCTTGCGAATCCTATTACACGGGCAGTCGTGAGTCAGCGTGTTTTCTCAACGTGGTTGAGCAGGCTATTTTACGTGTACGCGGTCAGTTTCCGGCACTGAGTACTGCGGGTGGCACATCTGATGGGCGCTTTTTTGCGTCGACTGACACGCAGGTCATCGAATGTGGTGTAAAGAATGATTCTATTCACCAGGTCAATGAACATGTGTCGGTGGCAGATCTCTACGCCATTGAAGAGATCTACGCGGCTATTTTGCACGATTACTTTGTCGCTTAAAGACACAATCAGTTCGTTGCTATTGCGCTAACTCACGGCGCAATTGTGCCTGCATTGCCCTTAATCCGCGTATTTTATCACGCGCTTCTTGCAATCGCTCAGGTGGCAATTGGTGTCTCACTCCTTTTTTGAGCAACGCCTCCAGTCGCGCTACCTTTTTATCAACAGCGGCAATATAGTCCTGCTTCATTTGTACAACCTGTGCAGATTGATGTGCCAGATAAGCCTGATGATCGGCCAGATCACCGTGGTAAGCTGGCGTAGGGGAGCTGGGAGATATAGGCGGAACATAGGGCTCGTTATCAATTACCTCGGGCAACGCGGAAACAGGCGGCACATCATCGGCGGCAATGTTGACAGGGGCTGGCTCGGCACTGATTGCTGGCAATGTAATATCTGTGGTCTTTTTGACAGGGGCCAAACGGTTTGTTTGCGAAGGAGGGGGGGTTGCCTGTTCGTGACTGAGCTGCAAAGGGGGCAGTGAGTACAGAGCCCAAAATGCGTAGCCCAGCCCCCCCAGGATCAAGACAAGCGCAACAGCCTGTGTCTGACGCATTAAAGTTTTACTCCGTGTTGTTGCTGCCATTGCTTAAACTTATTTTGGTAGGCGGTAATGGCATGTTCTGTGGTGAGAGACTCCAGTGCCTGATAGCGCACGGTCTCACTGTCTTCTGGGTAGTAGGCATATTGAGGTCGCTCAGTATAAACAATCGCCCAGCGTCCTGAAGGTGTACGTACCGGAGCGGTCACCTTACCAGGCTGACTACTAAAGGCCAGTTGTGCAAGCCAACGGTGCGTATGTTCTCGGGTAATGGTCGTCAAAGCAGCAGTGCCATCAGCGGCAAATTCATTTTCACGTTTGGCAGCCTTCAAAGCCGCTAATGGGCTTTTGCGCTGCGCCTGCTTGTAGAAAAGTTTTGCCTCATCCTGGCTGTTGAAGCGAAGAGCCAGCGCTGAAAGTTGATGCTTGTATTTGAAGTCATCACGGTGACGTTTGTAATAGCGCTGAATGTCAGTTGCAGAAATATTGGCTCTGATCTGCTCAAGATAGGCGCTACGTTCTCCATGCAGCTGTGCTTTGATCCCCATGAACGCCAGCATAGGTGGACGCAAAAGCTCTCCCTTTGCCAGAGTTTCCAGGCGCGTAAGTGTTAACCCTTGTGTTGCCAGCAAAGGTGCTGCAGCGTCTGTCAGCTCCGCATAATGGGCGCGCTCATTCAGCAGACGGGTGAGCAACTCAGTATCTCCTTGATGAAGACGAAAGCGATTTTGCATCGATTGGCTGGAAATGAGCTGGCTTAAAGTGATTCTGGGCATCTCAAGTAAGGTGATATTCGCCCAGTGTGTAAGTTGCTCCGTTTGATAGTGACCATCGGCTGGATAGGTGCCGAGTAGGTCAGATAACGCTGCTGTATCAAATGGCACTGTTGTCTGCTTTTTGGGAATAGATTTCAATGCCGGGAATTGGTGTGTGAGCAAGGTAACCATCAGGCGGCGGATATGGTAGTCGTTATCAAATCCAACGCTGGACTGTCGTACCAGAAGTTCGGGATTAAGCTGGCGTGCGGTTGCCAAAAGAAACTGGTTTTCGAGCAAGTGCTTGTTAAGCTTCGCGCTTGAAAGCGGACGGTCTTGCTGCTGATACAGAGACTGCATCAGAGCCAGTTCAGGTTTAGTAAGTTGGGTCAGTGATGCCCAACATGGCAGACTTAAACAGCCTGCCAGAAGTAATACAAGGTAATACATTAACGCGCTACCATCGCATGGTTCAGCATATGCACGACCATGGCAATTGCATGAGGGATAACCTGTCGTGCAGTTGTTACTCGATCATAGTGATCCTCTGAGTTCAGTACGATCCCACCTTGCGAATAGGAATAAGCACCGCCTTGCGTAAGCAGCGGCCGAATATCTTGATTGTTCGCGTCAGGTGCAGAAAAGCTATCCATAGCTTGTTTTACTAAGCTCAGATTATTGAGGTTTTCCTGGTCATAGTAGTCTTTCACCCAGGATTCCCAACCTGCATGGTTAAGGTCAGAGGTGGTCCAGGTATGATGGGGTTGCAACAGATCTGTGGTATGAAATACAAAACCTAGGATCTGTGGGTTACCATTTTGCAGGTAGTTTTGGTACCAGTACTGGCCAAGGTTATCGATAGGCTGGAATGGCATTTCTTCAAAGTCATCATACATGTTATAGGATGAGTGGCTGCCTATACGATAGTTCTTTTCGGTGATGCCATAGCTGTCATATTCGCTGTCGTCCGCACTGAACCAGCCCGTTTCACCGCCTTTGCCATCATCCAGGTAATCGCCTTTTAGCCAGGTGGCTGCCATATTGTCGATAGTGCCCCAAACCGTAAGTTTGTCATAATTATATCCACCAAAATCGTTACCATGGACATCAGCACCTTGAGTATGATTTTGGAA contains the following coding sequences:
- the dapE gene encoding succinyl-diaminopimelate desuccinylase; the protein is MSSHAIKPSAKPNPNTVQTLRRLINAPSVTPNDAGTIDYLAERLNHQGFECEHLDCNGVRNLIAWREFGPGPVMAFAGHVDVVPANPQGWVAHPFAAAVIEDVIYGRGAADMKGGVAAMLSATERLCQQAQQCRGTLFWLITSDEEGEAEYGSKVMAEYLAHKGIVLDACLVGEPTSHQQVGDTIKNGRRGAISGRVQIRGKAGHVAYPEQTINAAHIAGELVNELANISWWKDVRGSQTSLQVTGLTVPDIVDNLVPASCEITFNVRYSHAYKSQEIYQVVAQALAPWHDNVSVQWERPCESYYTGSRESACFLNVVEQAILRVRGQFPALSTAGGTSDGRFFASTDTQVIECGVKNDSIHQVNEHVSVADLYAIEEIYAAILHDYFVA
- a CDS encoding peptidyl-prolyl cis-trans isomerase, yielding MYYLVLLLAGCLSLPCWASLTQLTKPELALMQSLYQQQDRPLSSAKLNKHLLENQFLLATARQLNPELLVRQSSVGFDNDYHIRRLMVTLLTHQFPALKSIPKKQTTVPFDTAALSDLLGTYPADGHYQTEQLTHWANITLLEMPRITLSQLISSQSMQNRFRLHQGDTELLTRLLNERAHYAELTDAAAPLLATQGLTLTRLETLAKGELLRPPMLAFMGIKAQLHGERSAYLEQIRANISATDIQRYYKRHRDDFKYKHQLSALALRFNSQDEAKLFYKQAQRKSPLAALKAAKRENEFAADGTAALTTITREHTHRWLAQLAFSSQPGKVTAPVRTPSGRWAIVYTERPQYAYYPEDSETVRYQALESLTTEHAITAYQNKFKQWQQQHGVKL
- a CDS encoding phospholipase, giving the protein MRKLLLLSALTLTANGVQAFSQETHKRIVIDAVNYMAQNPSTTQFAKLQAYAQSHGMSVTQLAEVMGQAAYDVDDFEDTFFCGAITGDCVQAPLWGAAKSIVKYTSYWHFQNHTQGADVHGNDFGGYNYDKLTVWGTIDNMAATWLKGDYLDDGKGGETGWFSADDSEYDSYGITEKNYRIGSHSSYNMYDDFEEMPFQPIDNLGQYWYQNYLQNGNPQILGFVFHTTDLLQPHHTWTTSDLNHAGWESWVKDYYDQENLNNLSLVKQAMDSFSAPDANNQDIRPLLTQGGAYSYSQGGIVLNSEDHYDRVTTARQVIPHAIAMVVHMLNHAMVAR